From a single Sander vitreus isolate 19-12246 chromosome 2, sanVit1, whole genome shotgun sequence genomic region:
- the LOC144532984 gene encoding mitoferrin-2-like isoform X2, with translation MQSLHPEPGARYRNVMDALRQIVRTEGVWRPIRGVNVLAVGAGPAHALYFACYEKIKFSLSDAIHPGVNSHFANGVAGCMATVLHDAAMNPAEVVKQRMQMFNSPYRGVLDCVGSLWRHDGPAAFYRSYTTQLTMNVPFQALHFITYEYLQELLNPHRQYNPSSHVVSGALAGALAAAATTPLDVCKTLLNTQEAQAIHVIQAEAATASGAVGAAAASGSRHISGLCEAFRTVYRTGGMPAFFKGVQARIIYQMPSTAISWSVYEFFKYIITKRQHERRLRGDRDGDK, from the exons ATGCAAAGCCTGCACCCCGAGCCAGGAGCACGCTACAGGAACGTGATGGACGCCCTTCGGCAGATTGTGCGGACGGAGGGTGTGTGGCGGCCAATCAGAGGTGTGAATGTGCTGGCGGTGGGGGCGGGGCCTGCCCATGCTCTCTACTTTGCCTGCTACGAGAAGATCAAGTTCTCGCTCAGTGACGCCATTCACCCCGGAGTCAACAGCCACTTTGCAAATG GTGTGGCGGGCTGCATGGCCACAGTGCTGCACGACGCCGCCATGAACCCAGCCgaag TTGTGAAACAGCGAATGCAGATGTTCAACTCTCCTTACCGTGGCGTGCTGGACTGCGTGGGGTCTTTGTGGCGGCACGACGGCCCGGCCGCTTTCTACCGCAGCTACACCACCCAGCTGACCATGAACGTGCCCTTCCAGGCGCTCCATTTCATCACCTACGAGTACCTCCAGGAGCTCCTCAACCCCCACAGACAGTACAACCCTTCCTCCCACGTTGTGTCGGGCGCGCTTGCCGGAGCCCTGGCCGCCGCGGCCACCACGCCCCTCGACGTCTGCAAGACCCTCCTCAACACGCAGGAGGCTCAGGCCATCCACGTGATCCAGGCCGAGGCCGCGACAGCATCCGGGGCGGTCGGGGCGGCCGCTGCCTCCGGCAGCCGCCACATCTCTGGCCTCTGTGAGGCCTTTCGGACGGTGTACAGAACGGGGGGCATGCCTGCCTTCTTCAAAGGCGTCCAGGCCCGCATCATCTACCAGATGCCCTCCACTGCCATCAGCTGGTCCGTCTACGAGTTCTTCAAATACATCATCACCAAGCGCCAGCACGAGAGACGGCTGCGTGGGGATCGTGACGGCGACAAATAA
- the LOC144532984 gene encoding mitoferrin-2-like isoform X1, producing MEADGFVSRRTSVETPGVDSRVTGAAAGAGFRWMGGRLLDTTGGFVGSLSPRMAGEQGFAPVLHRATPETSISVEPEIDYEGLPQEAATTTHMLAGAVAGIMEHCLMYPIDCVKTRMQSLHPEPGARYRNVMDALRQIVRTEGVWRPIRGVNVLAVGAGPAHALYFACYEKIKFSLSDAIHPGVNSHFANGVAGCMATVLHDAAMNPAEVVKQRMQMFNSPYRGVLDCVGSLWRHDGPAAFYRSYTTQLTMNVPFQALHFITYEYLQELLNPHRQYNPSSHVVSGALAGALAAAATTPLDVCKTLLNTQEAQAIHVIQAEAATASGAVGAAAASGSRHISGLCEAFRTVYRTGGMPAFFKGVQARIIYQMPSTAISWSVYEFFKYIITKRQHERRLRGDRDGDK from the exons ATGGAAGCGGACGGTTTCGTGTCCCGCCGAACGTCCGTGGAAACACCGGGCGTCGACAGCCGGGTTACTGGCGCTGCAGCCGGTGCAGGGTTTCGATGGATGGGCGGAAGGCTCCTGGACACCACGGGAGGATTTGTTGGGTCTCTTTCACCGAGAATGGCCGGGGAACAGGGCTTTGCTCCGGTGTTGCATCGAGCAACTCCCGAAACCTCGATCTCCGTCGAGCCAGAAATAGACTACGAAGGGCTACCACAGGAAGCAGCCACCACCACACACATGTTGGCAGGAGCCGTGGCTGGAATCATGGAGCACTGCCTTATGTACCCAATCGACTGTGTTAAG ACTCGCATGCAAAGCCTGCACCCCGAGCCAGGAGCACGCTACAGGAACGTGATGGACGCCCTTCGGCAGATTGTGCGGACGGAGGGTGTGTGGCGGCCAATCAGAGGTGTGAATGTGCTGGCGGTGGGGGCGGGGCCTGCCCATGCTCTCTACTTTGCCTGCTACGAGAAGATCAAGTTCTCGCTCAGTGACGCCATTCACCCCGGAGTCAACAGCCACTTTGCAAATG GTGTGGCGGGCTGCATGGCCACAGTGCTGCACGACGCCGCCATGAACCCAGCCgaag TTGTGAAACAGCGAATGCAGATGTTCAACTCTCCTTACCGTGGCGTGCTGGACTGCGTGGGGTCTTTGTGGCGGCACGACGGCCCGGCCGCTTTCTACCGCAGCTACACCACCCAGCTGACCATGAACGTGCCCTTCCAGGCGCTCCATTTCATCACCTACGAGTACCTCCAGGAGCTCCTCAACCCCCACAGACAGTACAACCCTTCCTCCCACGTTGTGTCGGGCGCGCTTGCCGGAGCCCTGGCCGCCGCGGCCACCACGCCCCTCGACGTCTGCAAGACCCTCCTCAACACGCAGGAGGCTCAGGCCATCCACGTGATCCAGGCCGAGGCCGCGACAGCATCCGGGGCGGTCGGGGCGGCCGCTGCCTCCGGCAGCCGCCACATCTCTGGCCTCTGTGAGGCCTTTCGGACGGTGTACAGAACGGGGGGCATGCCTGCCTTCTTCAAAGGCGTCCAGGCCCGCATCATCTACCAGATGCCCTCCACTGCCATCAGCTGGTCCGTCTACGAGTTCTTCAAATACATCATCACCAAGCGCCAGCACGAGAGACGGCTGCGTGGGGATCGTGACGGCGACAAATAA